A single genomic interval of Oncorhynchus gorbuscha isolate QuinsamMale2020 ecotype Even-year linkage group LG25, OgorEven_v1.0, whole genome shotgun sequence harbors:
- the LOC124013832 gene encoding kelch-like protein 33 produces MQGSQYSKTALERGLAEKEDDKVQEVKEERAVDGEQKGVIDDVDTTRVYSRDSYARETFKALEQLRDSSLLTDLTLSTENGQRLHAHSLVLAAVSSLVHHSLTHQRLPKWDEDMEKMRERRDTDRDMNIQTEIFISLGSEVRCVGLAGVTEFAYTGAIAALNRDSLAQIQTAAKTLGVPRVLELCRKEEGEMKKGVEKRTEEKKVSAEEQMKLTLQSIRQLWKEGVGCDVELEADGTSFHVHKVLMAASSDFFRGMFTSGMKESQQPCVALPFLEAAELEAMIGCSYSGSLPLSWGRVFEITCTALQLQFQPALSLCLNFLEQEIDAHSCLDVASFAEAYGMPELLEVANSFVLRHFQNVAATPKFQDLPAKKLRRYLKSDSLFVPSELVVFKAVVAWIEACPSKRLKLTKELMKKVHFPLMNVKEFNEVTTTKLWSERNTEGLYLTILEDFHSHHVAPRTLCRVYLPKDSLVLVGGDQISADFSRRSPSRELWFGNSLRNYTGIVKNVEWRLLGEMPKPPRLSHEVAVLTGKLYMVGGQSYEGTLDVFNSTYR; encoded by the exons ATGCAAGGGAGTCAGTACAGTAAGACAGCTCTAGAGAGAGGGCTAGCTGAAAAAGAGGATGATAAGGTTCAAGAAGTGAAAGAAGAGCGGGCAGTTGATGGAGAGCAGAAAGGGGTGATAGATGATGTGGATACAACAAGGGTATACAGCAGAGACTCATATGCCAGGGAAACGTTCAAAGCCCTGGAGCAGCTCAGGGACTCGTCTCTCCTCACTGACCTGACTCTGAGCACTGAGAATGGACAGCGTCTCCACGCACACTCCCTTGTCCTGGCTGCTGTCAGCTCCCTGGTACATCACTCACTAACACACCAGAGGCTTCCCAAGTGGGATGAAGATAtggagaagatgagggagaggagagatacagacagagatatGAACATACAGACAGAGATATTCATCAGTCTGGGTTCTGAGGTGAGGTGTGTAGGGCTGGCAGGGGTGACCGAGTTTGCCTACACTGGTGCCATAGCAGCTCTGAACAGAGATTCACTGGCCCAGATACAGACTGCAGCTAAAACACTAGGGGTCCCCAGAGTTCTAGAACTCTgcaggaaagaggagggggaaaTGAAGAAGGGAGTAGAGAAGAGGACTGAAGAAAAGAAGGTATCTGCTGAAGAACAGATGAAGCTCACTCTTCAGTCAATCAGACAGCTGTGGAAAGAGGGAGTGGGCTGTGATGTGGAGCTGGAGGCTGATGGGACATCATTCCATG TCCACAAAGTGCTCATGGCTGCCAGTAGTGACTTCTTCCGGGGAATGTTCACCAGCGGGATGAAGGAATCCCAGCAGCCCTGTGTGGCCCTTCCCTTCCTGGAGGCTGCTGAGCTGGAGGCCATGATTGGCTGCTCCTACAGTGGGTCCCTCCCCCTCAGCTGGGGGCGTGTCTTTGAGATTACCTGTACCGCCCTCCAGCTCCAGTTCCAGCCCGCCCTCTCGCTGTGCCTCAACTTCCTGGAACAGGAAATCGATGCTCACTCCTGCCTGGACGTGGCCTCCTTCGCTGAGGCTTATGGGATGCCGGAACTCCTCGAAGTGGCAAACAGTTTTGTCCTGAGACACTTCCAAAACGTGGCAGCCACCCCTAAATTTCAAGACCTGCCAGCCAAGAAGCTTAGAAGATATCTGAAAAGCGATTCCCTCTTTGTGCCCTCTGAGCTTGTCGTCTTCAAGGCTGTGGTGGCTTGGATCGAGGCGTGTCCCAGCAAAAGGCTTAAACTCACCAAAGAGCTGATGAAGAAAGTCCACTTTCCCCTCATGAACGTCAAGGAGTTCAATGAAGTTACAACCACAAAACTGTGGTCTGAACGCAACACGGAAGGTCTCTACCTGACTATACTGGAGGACTTTCACTCTCATCACGTTGCACCTCGAACCCTGTGCAGGGTTTACTTGCCAAAGGACAGTCTAGTCTTGGTGGGTGGAGATCAGATCTCTGCCGACTTTAGCCGCCGATCTCCCAGCCGAGAACTGTGGTTCGGAAACTCTCTGAGGAACTACACAGGCATTGTAAAGAATGTGGAATGGAGGTTGCTTGGCGAGATGCCAAAGCCACCAAGGCTAAGTCACGAGGTGGCGGTACTCACAGGGAAGTTGTACATGGTCGGGGGACAGAGTTATGAAGGCACACTTGACGTTTTCAACTCGACCTACAGGTGA
- the LOC124013727 gene encoding kelch-like protein 33 — protein sequence MVVLDRMIYAIGGDIDPETNLDSVERYCPNTDTWSFSRPLDMTLSCHAATMLDGKIFISGGLDCRHQCRVSMFLYHPERGTTYLAEMSQPRARHCMETLNGNLYVAGGVTVDENMTSIDQLACEVYDSVSDLWSALTPLAVPHVGAASVVLEGMLYVLGGYCQEDYRETRLVHRYDPTIQFWENMGEMPGPNADIRACLLHLPNHLRQ from the exons ATGGTTGTGCTGGACAGgatgatatatgccattggaggGGACATTGATCCAGAAACTAACCTGGATAGTGTGGAGCGCTACTGTCCAAACACAGATACCTGGAG CTTTTCGCGACCCTTGGATATGACATTGAGCTGCCATGCTGCCACAATGTTGGATGGAAAGATTTTCATCTCAGGGGGTTTGGACTGCAGGCACCAGTGTCGAGTATCCATGTTTCTGTACCACCCTGAGAGAGGAACCACCTACCTGGCCGAGATGAGCCAACCTCGAGCCCGTCACTGCATGGAGACTTTAAACGGCAATCTTTACGTGGCAGGAGGTGTCACTGTTGATGAAAACATGACGTCTATCGACCAGCTGGCCTGTGAGGTCTATGACTCGGTTAGTGACCTTTGGAGTGCTCTCACACCCCTGGCCGTCCCCCATGTTGGAGCAGcctctgtggttctggagggGATGCTCTATGTGCTGGGAGGATACTGCCAAGAGGACTACAGGGAGACCAGACTGGTTCATCGTTATGATCCCACCATCCAATTTTGGGAGAATATGGGCGAGATGCCAGGACCCAACGCTGATATACGAGCCTGTTTGCTGCATCTACCCAACCACTTAAGACAATGA
- the LOC124014593 gene encoding complement C1q-like protein 2, translating into MKMMMKRTATGWLVLLGYVCLAQEEEVLGSVVNIYTELKELRSLVGELSTKLHTAEADLKEQRAMVDKLNKEREEQPKVAFSAALQSPESKHHGPIDAETNLIFGKVLTNIGSAYNPITGVFTAPVRGVYYFRFSGNGFAGHDMGLSIFKDGQRMMSVYEYQSSGEQNDHASNGVTLQLEKGEGVYMRLWINTWVFIDGRYDYCSFSGFLLFPM; encoded by the exons ATGAAAATGATGATGAAGAGGACGGCTACTGGCTGGCTGGTCTTGCTGGGCTACGTGTGTCTGGCTCAAGAAGAGGAGGTCTTGGGTTCTGTGGTGAACATCTACACTGAACTGAAGGAGCTTAGGTCTTTGGTGGGAGAGCTGAGTACTAAGCTCCATACAGCAGAGGCAGACCTGAAAGAGCAGAGAGCAATGGTGGATAAgctgaataaagagagagaag AGCAACCCAAGGTAGCCTTCTCAGCAGCCTTGCAGTCACCTGAAAGTAAACACCATGGGCCCATCGACGCAGAGACTAACCTCATTTTCGGAAAGGTCCTGACCAACATTGGCAGTGCATACAACCCAATCACAG GTGTCTTCACAGCGCCAGTGAGAGGGGTCTACTACTTCAGATTTTCTGGAAATGGCTTTGCAGGCCATGACATGGGTCTGAGCATATTCAAGGATGGCCAAAGGATGATGTCTGTGTACGAATACCAATCCAGTGGAGAACAGAATGACCATGCGTCCAATGGAGTCACACTGCAGTTGGAGAAGGGCGAAGGGGTCTACATGCGCCTCTGGATCAACACATGGGTCTTCATCGATGGGCGATATGACTACTGCTCCTTCAGTGGCTTCCTGCTCTTTCCTATGTGA